The following are from one region of the Mustela lutreola isolate mMusLut2 chromosome 7, mMusLut2.pri, whole genome shotgun sequence genome:
- the TBPL2 gene encoding TATA box-binding protein-like 2: MEEEQTYLERYLDQCVAQDDLTAPRSPLLSPVTPDVVDIPNSSHPETVFNSHLEVVQETSGHFSCVDLSFLPDEFTQENKDQSVVRSKHEIEENCKTQSQPRKMSLPREQDIGLGLISSSNVPNSHSHLHPGDADSVQPSLEKPNSMPLVSITPMTPMTPVSECSGIVPQLQNIVSTVNLACKLDLKKIALHAKNAEYNPKRFAAVIMRIREPRTTALIFSSGKMVCTGAKSEEQSRLAARKYARVVQKLGFPARFLDFKVQNMVGSCDVRFAIRLEGLVLTHQQFSSYEPELFPGLIYRMVKPRIVLLIFVSGKVVLTGAKERSEIYEAFENIYPILKGFKKA, from the exons ATGGAGGAGGAGCAGACGTACCTGGAGCGCTACCTGGACCAGTGTGTCGCCCAG GATGACCTCACTGCGCCCAGGTCGCCACTGCTCAGCCCAGTCACACCTGATGTTGTGGACATCCCTAATTCATCCCATCCAGAGACTGTGTTTAATTCACATCTTGAAGTAGTCCAAGAAACCTCTGGCCATTTCTCATGTGTGGATCTTAGCTTCCTACCGGATGAATTTACCCAAGAAAATAAAGACCAGAGTGTCGTTAGAAGCAAGCATGAAATTGAAGAAAATTGTAAAACTCAAAGTCAGCCAAGGAAGATGTCATTACCCAGAGAACAGGACATTGGTCTGGGATTAATAAGCAGCAGCAATGTACCGAATTCCCACTCACATCTGCATCCTGGTGATGCTGACTCAGTCCAGCCTTCTCTTGAGAAACCAAACTCCATGCCTCTGGTGTCCATAACGCCCATGACACCAATGACCCCTGTttcagaatgttctggaattgtGCCTCAGCTACA GAATATAGTTTCCACTGTAAACCTGGCCTGTAAATTGGATCTGAAGAAAATAGCTTTGCACGCAAAAAATGCAGAGTATAACCCAAAG AGGTTTGCTGCTGTCATAATGAGGATCCGAGAGCCCAGAACAACCGCCCTCATATTTAGCTCTGGAAAAATGGTCTGCACGGGAGCCAAAAG TGAGGAGCAGTCTCGACTTGCAGCAAGGAAGTATGCTCGTGTGGTGCAGAAGCTGGGGTTCCCAGCCAGATTCCTCGATTTTAAAGTTCAGAACATGGTTGGAAGCTGCGATGTGAGATTCGCCATCAGGCTGGAAGGTCTAGTGTTAACCCACCAGCAGTTCAGTAG TTATGAACCTGAACTGTTTCCTGGCCTTATTTATAGGATGGTGAAACCACGGATTGTGTTGCTTATCTTTGTATCTGGAAAAGTTGTGTTGACAG GTGCCAAAGAACGTTCTGAGATCTATGAAGCATTTGAAAACATCTATCCTATTCTAAAGGGTTTTAAAAAAGCCTGA